In Porphyrobacter sp. LM 6, one DNA window encodes the following:
- a CDS encoding NAD-dependent epimerase/dehydratase family protein has protein sequence MSLLAITGATGFVGSAVLNEALAQGHQVRALARREQAARSGVEWVRGDLGDKAALSALVAGADAVVHVAGLTNTPDPAEFEAANVTGTANVLAAMTGSGVRRLVFVSSLAAREPKLSAYGASKARAETLVEASGLDWTTVRPPGVYGPRDIDYLDMFRTAKWGFVPLPPGGASSIIHADDLASLLVVLAAGNAAPTKKKVYEPDDGREGGWSHKELAAAIGRAVGKQSVFAPHLPRAVLDAAAAADRIARGDRAKLTPDRVGYMAHPNWVSRFDRKVPPGIWQPRITGEEGLKSTAEWYRREGWL, from the coding sequence GTGAGCCTGTTGGCGATCACCGGCGCGACCGGGTTCGTCGGGAGCGCGGTGCTGAACGAAGCCTTGGCGCAGGGCCATCAGGTGCGCGCACTCGCCCGCCGTGAACAGGCGGCGCGCAGCGGGGTCGAATGGGTGCGCGGCGATCTGGGCGATAAGGCGGCGCTTTCGGCGCTGGTCGCTGGCGCGGATGCGGTGGTCCATGTTGCGGGCCTGACCAACACTCCCGATCCGGCGGAATTCGAGGCCGCCAATGTCACCGGCACCGCCAATGTGCTAGCGGCGATGACCGGGTCGGGCGTGCGGCGGCTGGTGTTCGTCTCCTCGCTCGCCGCGCGCGAGCCGAAGCTGTCGGCCTATGGCGCATCGAAAGCGCGGGCGGAGACGCTGGTGGAAGCGAGCGGACTCGACTGGACCACGGTGCGTCCGCCCGGCGTCTATGGCCCGCGCGATATCGATTACCTCGACATGTTCCGCACCGCGAAATGGGGCTTCGTGCCGCTGCCGCCGGGCGGGGCGAGTTCGATCATCCATGCCGATGACCTTGCGAGCCTGCTGGTGGTGCTGGCCGCTGGCAATGCCGCGCCGACGAAGAAGAAGGTCTACGAGCCCGACGATGGGCGCGAGGGCGGGTGGAGCCACAAGGAACTCGCCGCCGCGATTGGGCGCGCCGTCGGCAAGCAGAGCGTCTTCGCACCGCACTTGCCGCGCGCGGTGCTCGATGCTGCCGCTGCCGCCGACCGGATCGCCCGCGGCGACCGCGCCAAGCTCACGCCCGACCGCGTGGGCTACATGGCGCATCCCAACTGGGTGTCGCGCTTCGACCGCAAGGTGCCGCCGGGCATCTGGCAACCGCGTATCACCGGCGAGGAAGGTCTGAAATCGACCGCCGAATGGTACCGGCGCGAGGGGTGGCTTTGA
- a CDS encoding phosphoadenylyl-sulfate reductase encodes MKPELGIAANGRQRDALDLAPRFTEHDAVRLNRMFRGSTTHEMLESVIRDGLAGDLAVVSSFGAESAVLLHLVASVDASVPVLFLDTGKHFAETLAYRDLLVERLGLNLVVLTPDAAELAKKDETGLRWSYDPDGCCEIRKVRPLEKALAGFDASFTGRKAFQAATRANLPRFEVDTSDAQGRLKINPLIDWSAEDINAYFTAHDLPRHPLIAQGYPSIGCSPCTTQVAPGEDPRSGRWKGWDKTECGIHKPGEEPFL; translated from the coding sequence ATGAAGCCTGAACTCGGGATCGCTGCCAACGGGCGTCAACGCGATGCGCTCGACCTCGCGCCGCGCTTTACCGAGCATGATGCGGTGCGGCTCAACCGCATGTTTCGCGGCAGCACGACGCACGAAATGCTCGAAAGCGTGATCCGTGATGGCCTCGCGGGCGATCTCGCGGTGGTTTCCAGCTTCGGTGCGGAAAGCGCCGTTCTGCTGCATCTGGTCGCCAGCGTCGACGCATCCGTGCCGGTGCTGTTCCTCGACACCGGCAAGCACTTTGCCGAAACGCTCGCCTACCGCGATCTTCTGGTCGAGCGGCTCGGGCTCAATCTGGTGGTGCTGACCCCTGATGCGGCCGAGCTCGCCAAGAAGGACGAAACCGGCCTCAGGTGGTCCTACGATCCCGATGGCTGCTGCGAAATCCGCAAGGTGCGTCCGCTCGAAAAGGCGCTGGCGGGGTTCGATGCGAGCTTCACCGGGCGCAAGGCGTTCCAGGCGGCGACCCGCGCCAACCTGCCGCGCTTCGAGGTGGATACCTCGGACGCACAGGGGCGGCTTAAGATCAACCCGCTGATCGATTGGTCGGCAGAGGACATCAACGCCTATTTCACAGCCCACGATCTGCCGCGCCACCCGCTGATCGCGCAGGGGTATCCCTCGATCGGCTGCTCGCCCTGCACCACCCAGGTCGCGCCCGGCGAAGACCCGCGCTCGGGCCGCTGGAAGGGCTGGGACAAGACCGAATGCGGCATCCACAAGCCGGGCGAGGAACCGTTCCTCTAG
- a CDS encoding DUF934 domain-containing protein, whose protein sequence is MAKDIGTSPDEVQFRFRDDEPVDHATVTVDSCCDQTNATAVRIEPGDDARVLLPFLDRLALVEVNFPGFGDGRGYSAARILREAGYTGELRAVGDVLIDQLSHMRRCGFDSFAPDKRLDEDDAKRAFATWENVYQRAADARRTVADKRHEA, encoded by the coding sequence ATGGCTAAGGACATTGGCACCTCACCCGACGAAGTGCAGTTCCGCTTCCGCGACGACGAGCCGGTCGATCACGCGACCGTCACCGTCGATTCCTGCTGCGACCAGACCAACGCCACCGCCGTTCGCATCGAGCCGGGTGACGATGCCCGCGTGCTGCTGCCATTCCTTGACCGGCTGGCGCTGGTCGAGGTCAACTTCCCCGGCTTCGGCGACGGTCGCGGCTACTCCGCCGCCCGCATCCTGCGCGAAGCGGGCTACACGGGTGAATTGCGCGCGGTCGGCGATGTGCTGATCGACCAGCTCAGCCATATGCGCCGCTGCGGGTTCGACAGTTTCGCCCCCGACAAGCGCCTCGACGAAGACGACGCCAAACGCGCCTTTGCGACCTGGGAGAACGTCTACCAGCGCGCTGCCGATGCGCGGCGGACCGTCGCGGATAAGCGCCATGAAGCCTGA
- a CDS encoding nitrite/sulfite reductase produces MYRYDSYDQAMVDARVEEFRDQARRRLEGKLTEDQFKPLRLMNGLYLQLHAYMLRVAIPYGTLDSRQMDMLADIAEKYDRGYGHFTTRQNIQYNWIKLEDCADALADLATVEMHAIQTSGNCIRNISSDHFAGAAADEVVDPRPYAELMRQWSSFHPEFTYLPRKFKIAVIASEKDRAAMRLHDIGVRIVKNDAGEVGAQFYAGGGMGRTPMIAPLIRDFVPIDQFITYAEACLRVYNRYGRRDNKYKARIKILVHELGAAEYIRQVEEEFAHLLSVGVEPPREELARIAEHFADPPFVDGPKTLDRSDPDFALWVDRNTHRHKHDAYVSAVISLKPAGGIPGDATAEQMRVVAKLARDYSFDELRVMHTQNLLLPHVRIADLHAVWSALDAAGLGAPNMDTIEDIIACPGLDYCSLANARSIPLAQRISERFAATGRTEVVGELKLKISGCINACGHHHAGHIGILGVDKKGTENYQLSLGGSEAEDVSLAKITGPGFDEDGVIAAVEKVTDVYLAARADGERFLDTYRRIGMEPFKEALYG; encoded by the coding sequence ATGTACCGTTACGATTCCTACGATCAGGCGATGGTCGATGCCCGCGTGGAAGAATTCCGCGATCAGGCCCGCCGCCGCCTCGAAGGCAAGCTCACCGAAGACCAGTTCAAGCCGCTGCGGCTGATGAACGGGCTCTATCTTCAGCTTCACGCCTATATGCTGCGCGTCGCGATCCCCTATGGCACGCTCGACAGCCGCCAGATGGACATGCTCGCCGACATCGCCGAGAAGTATGACCGCGGCTACGGCCACTTCACCACCCGCCAGAACATCCAGTACAATTGGATCAAGCTGGAAGACTGCGCCGATGCCCTCGCCGATCTGGCGACGGTCGAGATGCACGCCATCCAGACCAGCGGCAATTGCATCCGCAACATTAGTTCAGATCATTTTGCGGGCGCAGCCGCCGACGAGGTGGTCGATCCGCGCCCCTATGCCGAGCTGATGCGCCAGTGGTCGAGCTTCCACCCGGAGTTCACCTACCTCCCCCGCAAGTTCAAGATCGCGGTGATCGCATCCGAGAAGGACCGCGCGGCGATGCGGCTGCACGATATCGGCGTGCGGATCGTGAAGAATGACGCGGGCGAAGTGGGCGCGCAGTTCTATGCTGGCGGCGGTATGGGCCGCACCCCGATGATCGCGCCCCTCATTCGCGACTTCGTGCCGATCGACCAGTTCATCACCTATGCCGAGGCGTGCCTTCGGGTCTACAACCGCTACGGTCGGCGCGACAACAAGTACAAGGCGCGGATCAAGATCCTCGTCCATGAACTTGGCGCGGCGGAATATATCCGTCAGGTCGAAGAGGAATTCGCGCACCTGCTGTCGGTCGGCGTGGAACCGCCGCGCGAGGAGCTGGCGCGGATTGCCGAGCATTTTGCCGATCCCCCGTTTGTTGACGGGCCGAAGACACTCGATCGTTCCGATCCCGATTTCGCACTGTGGGTCGACCGCAACACGCACCGCCACAAGCATGACGCCTACGTCTCTGCCGTCATCAGCCTCAAACCCGCAGGCGGCATTCCCGGCGATGCCACCGCCGAGCAGATGCGCGTCGTGGCCAAGCTCGCGCGTGACTACAGCTTCGACGAGCTGCGCGTGATGCACACCCAGAACCTGCTGCTGCCCCACGTCCGCATCGCCGATCTGCACGCGGTATGGAGCGCGCTTGACGCAGCCGGCCTCGGCGCACCCAACATGGACACGATCGAGGACATCATCGCCTGTCCGGGACTTGATTACTGCTCGCTAGCCAATGCCCGGTCGATCCCGCTGGCCCAGCGCATTTCAGAGCGTTTCGCGGCAACCGGACGCACCGAAGTGGTGGGCGAGCTGAAGCTGAAAATCTCCGGCTGCATCAACGCCTGCGGGCACCACCACGCAGGCCACATCGGCATCCTCGGCGTCGACAAGAAGGGCACCGAGAACTACCAGCTCTCGCTCGGCGGATCGGAGGCCGAGGACGTCAGTCTCGCCAAGATCACCGGCCCCGGCTTCGACGAGGACGGCGTGATCGCTGCGGTCGAGAAGGTCACCGACGTCTACCTCGCCGCCCGCGCCGATGGCGAACGCTTCCTCGATACCTACCGCCGCATCGGCATGGAGCCGTTCAAGGAGGCGCTTTATGGCTAA
- a CDS encoding DUF2849 domain-containing protein, which translates to MKILTGNDLRSGAVTWWNGSGWSLHVNDAVDVGEDAEEIMAREVAARRVNVPYAIEATRTIDGVRPAHIKDRIRALGPTVRPDLTLKPQDPQAIDWVI; encoded by the coding sequence ATGAAAATCCTCACCGGCAACGATCTGCGCTCGGGCGCTGTCACCTGGTGGAACGGCAGCGGCTGGTCGCTCCACGTCAATGATGCCGTCGATGTCGGCGAAGACGCCGAGGAAATCATGGCGCGCGAAGTTGCCGCGCGGCGCGTCAACGTGCCCTATGCGATCGAGGCAACCCGCACCATCGACGGCGTGCGCCCCGCCCACATCAAGGACCGCATCCGCGCGCTCGGCCCGACCGTGCGGCCCGACCTCACGCTCAAGCCGCAAGACCCCCAAGCCATTGACTGGGTGATCTGA
- the cobA gene encoding uroporphyrinogen-III C-methyltransferase, with the protein MRKTGTIYLVGAGPGPVDLLTLRAARLIERAEVIVHDGLIGPDILGLARSDARLISVAKQRARHTLPQEEINALLVREALSGRDVVRLKGGDPFIFGRGGEEAETARAAGVRVEVVPGISAANGAAAAAQIALTHRDASSIVSFVAGQCKGLSEQDWSGLAGKGRTLVIYMGVSTAAQIADKLMADGLAPDMPVAVIENAARPEMRVLRGLLAALPDLVEAEAVKSPALIVIGEVTARDDIAVAALAEEAAR; encoded by the coding sequence ATGCGAAAGACTGGCACCATTTATCTCGTCGGCGCGGGGCCGGGTCCGGTGGACCTGCTTACCCTGCGCGCTGCCCGCCTGATCGAGCGGGCCGAAGTCATCGTTCATGACGGGCTGATCGGCCCCGATATCCTCGGCCTTGCGCGGAGCGACGCGCGGCTGATCTCGGTCGCCAAGCAACGTGCGCGCCACACCTTGCCGCAGGAAGAGATCAACGCGCTGCTGGTGCGCGAGGCGCTCAGTGGCCGCGATGTCGTGCGCCTCAAGGGCGGCGATCCCTTCATCTTCGGGCGCGGGGGCGAGGAAGCCGAAACCGCGCGCGCCGCAGGTGTCCGTGTCGAGGTGGTCCCCGGCATCTCCGCCGCCAATGGCGCCGCCGCCGCCGCCCAGATCGCGCTCACCCACCGCGATGCCTCGAGCATCGTCAGCTTCGTCGCGGGCCAGTGCAAGGGCCTGTCCGAACAGGACTGGTCGGGCCTCGCGGGCAAGGGCCGCACGCTGGTGATCTACATGGGCGTCTCCACCGCCGCGCAGATCGCCGACAAGCTGATGGCCGACGGTCTTGCCCCCGACATGCCCGTCGCCGTGATCGAGAACGCCGCACGCCCGGAAATGCGGGTGCTGCGCGGGCTGCTCGCCGCGCTCCCCGATCTGGTCGAGGCGGAAGCGGTGAAGAGCCCCGCGCTCATCGTCATCGGCGAAGTTACCGCGCGCGATGACATCGCCGTCGCCGCGCTGGCCGAGGAGGCTGCCCGATGA
- the metC gene encoding cystathionine beta-lyase, whose translation MSGGGDEKHLKPATRLVRGGRRKEWTGPVVNPPVWRASTHLYDKDADRHAAGGNNADGQFFYGRRGAPTQWALADALTAIEADAYGTVLYPSGVAAIAGCMLAVLKPGDRLLMADNAYDPSRNMATGLLTRMGVETTFFDPRDLEGFRALCRQGAKAVWLECPGSLTFEVSDIPALAAIAREHGAVSMVDNTWASPLGFSALTHGCDIVMMSLSKHVGGHSDLMMGSASAGKRWYTALRRVSQELGQVVSPDDAALAARGLRTMGIRLEAQTRSALAIATRLEAQPQVARVMCPLLPSDPGHALWRRDFTGGCGLFSFVLASDDPQASARVADALDLFGIGYSWGGFESLALPIRPEDYRSCMQGTDGKPAIRLSIGLEDTADLIADLAQALARV comes from the coding sequence ATGAGCGGCGGCGGCGATGAGAAGCATCTGAAGCCCGCAACCCGCCTTGTGCGCGGCGGACGGCGCAAGGAATGGACCGGGCCGGTGGTCAACCCGCCCGTGTGGCGCGCCTCGACCCACCTCTATGACAAGGACGCCGATCGCCACGCGGCGGGCGGCAACAATGCCGACGGGCAGTTCTTCTATGGCCGCCGCGGCGCGCCGACCCAGTGGGCGCTGGCCGATGCGCTGACCGCGATCGAGGCGGATGCTTATGGCACAGTGCTCTATCCCAGCGGGGTGGCGGCGATTGCGGGGTGCATGCTCGCGGTTCTGAAGCCGGGCGACCGGCTGCTGATGGCCGACAACGCCTATGATCCCTCGCGCAACATGGCGACGGGGCTGCTGACGCGGATGGGGGTGGAGACGACCTTCTTCGACCCGCGTGATCTGGAAGGCTTCCGTGCGCTGTGCAGGCAAGGCGCGAAGGCGGTGTGGCTCGAGTGCCCCGGCAGCCTGACCTTCGAGGTCAGCGATATCCCCGCGCTGGCCGCCATCGCCCGCGAACATGGCGCGGTGAGCATGGTCGACAACACGTGGGCGAGCCCGCTCGGCTTTTCGGCCCTGACGCACGGCTGCGACATCGTGATGATGAGCCTGTCGAAGCATGTCGGCGGGCATTCCGATTTGATGATGGGCAGCGCGAGTGCGGGCAAGCGCTGGTACACCGCGCTGCGACGGGTCAGCCAGGAGCTGGGGCAAGTGGTCTCGCCCGATGATGCCGCACTCGCCGCGCGGGGTCTCAGGACGATGGGCATCCGGCTGGAAGCGCAGACCCGCTCGGCGCTGGCAATCGCGACACGGCTGGAGGCCCAGCCGCAGGTCGCGCGGGTGATGTGCCCGCTGCTCCCTTCCGATCCCGGCCACGCGCTGTGGCGACGCGATTTCACCGGCGGGTGCGGGCTGTTTTCCTTCGTGTTGGCGAGCGATGATCCGCAGGCTTCGGCCCGCGTGGCCGACGCGCTCGACCTGTTCGGCATCGGATACAGCTGGGGCGGGTTCGAAAGCCTCGCCCTACCGATCCGGCCGGAGGATTACCGCAGCTGCATGCAAGGCACCGACGGCAAGCCCGCCATACGCCTCTCGATCGGGCTGGAGGACACCGCCGATCTGATCGCCGATCTCGCGCAGGCCCTGGCGCGGGTATAG
- a CDS encoding sulfurtransferase — MTQSHSDLVSTEWLAARLAGPGLVVLDASYNLPAAARDAAGEFAAAHIPGARFLDLASLFDPGSPVPYAFPSPDQIAARLAGLGVGADDTIVIYDDSAIRTSARAWFVLTASGRGKVAILDGGLAKWRAEGRPLESGTPAVTPATPAAFTPTTRVRTKAQMLANIDSKAEQVLDARSADRVYGSGIDPVHGGQNGRIPGALNLPFSAVFNADGTWKSPEELRALFAAAGIDLARPITTTCGSGVTASVLLFALHLLGVDSAALYDGSWSEWSADPATPKAQGPDA; from the coding sequence ATGACCCAATCTCACAGCGATCTGGTTTCGACCGAATGGCTCGCCGCTCGCCTCGCCGGGCCGGGCCTTGTGGTGCTCGATGCCTCGTATAACCTGCCCGCAGCCGCGCGCGATGCGGCGGGCGAATTCGCCGCCGCGCATATCCCCGGCGCGCGCTTCCTCGACCTTGCGAGCCTGTTCGATCCGGGTTCCCCAGTCCCCTATGCCTTCCCCTCCCCAGATCAGATCGCGGCGCGGCTGGCGGGCCTCGGTGTCGGGGCCGATGACACGATCGTGATCTATGATGACAGCGCGATCCGCACGTCCGCGCGGGCGTGGTTCGTGCTCACCGCCAGCGGGCGCGGCAAGGTGGCGATCCTCGATGGCGGGCTTGCCAAGTGGCGCGCCGAGGGCCGTCCGCTGGAAAGCGGCACGCCGGCTGTTACCCCTGCTACACCTGCCGCTTTCACCCCGACCACACGGGTGCGCACCAAGGCGCAGATGCTCGCCAATATCGATAGCAAGGCCGAACAGGTGCTCGATGCCCGCAGCGCCGACCGCGTCTATGGCAGCGGGATCGATCCGGTGCATGGCGGGCAGAACGGGCGGATTCCCGGCGCGCTCAACCTGCCCTTCAGCGCGGTGTTCAACGCTGACGGCACATGGAAATCGCCCGAGGAACTGCGCGCGCTGTTCGCCGCCGCCGGGATCGATCTGGCCCGCCCGATCACCACCACCTGCGGCAGCGGCGTGACGGCGAGCGTGCTGCTGTTCGCTCTGCACCTCCTCGGCGTGGACAGCGCCGCGCTCTACGATGGCAGCTGGAGCGAATGGAGCGCCGATCCCGCCACCCCCAAGGCGCAAGGGCCTGACGCATGA
- the queF gene encoding preQ(1) synthase: protein MESTPDQPARSPQFLGKETPLPTSPETAVLDYVPNPRPGLTYLVRFVSPEFTSLCPVTNQPDFAHLVIDYVPGETIVESKSLKLFLGSFRNHNGFHEDVTVGIGVRLFEEMRPQWLRIGGYWYPRGGIPIDVFWQSGAPPADLWLPDQGVSPYRGRG from the coding sequence ATGGAATCGACACCCGATCAGCCCGCCCGCTCGCCCCAGTTCCTCGGCAAGGAGACGCCGCTGCCGACGTCGCCCGAAACGGCGGTGCTCGACTACGTGCCCAATCCGCGTCCGGGCCTGACCTATCTGGTGCGGTTCGTCTCGCCGGAGTTCACCTCGCTGTGTCCGGTGACGAACCAGCCCGATTTCGCGCATCTGGTGATCGATTACGTGCCGGGCGAAACGATCGTCGAGAGCAAGAGCCTCAAGCTGTTTCTCGGGAGCTTCCGCAACCACAACGGCTTCCACGAGGATGTGACCGTGGGCATCGGGGTGCGATTGTTCGAGGAGATGCGTCCGCAGTGGCTGCGCATCGGCGGCTACTGGTATCCGCGCGGGGGCATCCCGATCGACGTGTTCTGGCAATCGGGCGCGCCGCCGGCTGATCTGTGGCTGCCCGATCAGGGCGTATCGCCCTATCGCGGTCGCGGCTGA
- a CDS encoding putative bifunctional diguanylate cyclase/phosphodiesterase produces the protein MALGFRKNGRKKAAHAGSGSAAPALRVDRTAVLGDVEELGIGMFWATDADGKLVFLSSRAIQDIGADAGTLIGKPIEEVFQDIEEEPGAPTQRALSFKLRTRSKLEEQIVAIPTAHGTTRWWRLNARPLLDAEGAFCGYRGSAVDISAQYTYETQVARQSQVDELTGLANRRKLSERLNATLSAFRQSQRSCALMMLDLDRFKQVNDTMGHPAGDELLRQVAKRLASIVKDHGEVGRLGGDEFQVILPDMDDRGTLGELANRIVQSISQPYQINGRRAIIGTSVGIAIAPYDGIDADELTRAADMALYSAKETRSGTFCFYTSDLSEAASKSAVLGDRLRDALDRNELKIAYQPLVNPDTNEVKCFEALLRWQDEEGTEISPSDFIPIAENDDLIIKLGEMALRQACKDAMEWPDSIRVAVNVSAKQFIHNGYRKTVAAALEASGMCPSRLVLEITESVFVGDLEKVDAIFRDIKKLGVSLALDDFGTGYSSLGYLKHGHFDKIKIDQSFVRGCTENGDINPAIITAIVALAKALGMETVAEGVEAMDELALVRERGADLVQGYIYSRPLLQDEVLKRFANGAMNVAPSGPPRHRADRITIFKRVGLINEDHYYDVILRNLSKTGARINGLAGVPVGTDVVLDLGHGQLVVSQVVNASESSQGLKFETPMISDGTGGFMTRHRISPYALAEAGIPLAALGPGAFPLAKWREANKTVPRFLQLDLAM, from the coding sequence ATGGCGTTGGGGTTTCGCAAAAACGGACGGAAGAAAGCCGCACATGCCGGCAGTGGCTCTGCTGCGCCTGCATTGCGGGTCGACCGGACTGCGGTGCTCGGTGACGTCGAGGAACTCGGCATTGGCATGTTCTGGGCCACTGACGCCGATGGCAAGCTGGTGTTCCTCTCATCGCGCGCCATTCAGGATATCGGCGCCGACGCGGGGACTCTGATCGGCAAACCGATCGAAGAGGTCTTCCAGGATATTGAAGAAGAACCCGGCGCCCCGACCCAGCGCGCCCTTTCCTTCAAGCTGCGCACTCGCTCCAAGCTCGAAGAGCAGATCGTCGCCATTCCCACCGCCCATGGCACCACCCGCTGGTGGCGGCTCAACGCCCGTCCGCTGCTCGATGCGGAAGGCGCGTTCTGCGGCTATCGTGGCAGCGCGGTCGATATCTCGGCGCAGTACACCTATGAAACGCAGGTCGCACGCCAATCGCAGGTCGATGAACTGACCGGCCTCGCCAACCGCCGCAAGCTCAGCGAACGGCTCAATGCGACGCTCTCTGCCTTCCGCCAGAGCCAGCGCAGCTGCGCGCTGATGATGCTCGATCTCGACCGCTTCAAGCAGGTCAATGACACGATGGGCCACCCGGCCGGCGACGAGCTGCTGCGCCAGGTTGCCAAGCGCCTCGCCTCGATCGTCAAGGACCATGGCGAGGTCGGCCGTCTGGGTGGGGACGAATTCCAGGTGATCCTGCCCGACATGGACGATCGCGGCACTCTGGGCGAGCTGGCCAACCGGATCGTCCAGTCGATTTCCCAGCCCTACCAGATCAATGGCCGTCGGGCGATCATCGGCACCTCGGTCGGGATCGCGATTGCGCCCTATGACGGGATCGACGCCGACGAGCTGACCCGCGCGGCCGACATGGCGCTTTATTCCGCCAAGGAAACCCGCAGCGGGACCTTCTGCTTCTACACCAGCGATCTGAGCGAGGCGGCGTCGAAATCGGCAGTGCTGGGCGACCGGTTACGCGACGCGCTCGACAGGAACGAGCTGAAGATCGCCTATCAGCCGCTCGTCAATCCCGACACCAACGAGGTGAAGTGCTTCGAGGCGCTGCTGCGCTGGCAGGACGAAGAGGGGACGGAAATCTCGCCCTCCGACTTCATCCCGATTGCCGAGAACGATGATCTCATCATCAAGCTCGGCGAAATGGCGCTGCGGCAGGCGTGCAAGGACGCGATGGAGTGGCCGGATTCGATCCGCGTCGCGGTCAATGTCTCGGCCAAGCAGTTCATCCACAACGGCTACCGCAAAACCGTCGCGGCGGCACTCGAAGCGTCGGGAATGTGCCCTTCACGGCTGGTGCTGGAGATCACCGAAAGCGTGTTCGTCGGTGATCTCGAGAAGGTCGATGCAATCTTCCGTGATATCAAGAAGCTGGGCGTCAGCCTGGCGCTCGACGATTTCGGCACGGGCTATTCCTCGCTCGGCTATCTCAAGCACGGCCATTTCGACAAGATCAAGATCGACCAGAGCTTCGTGCGCGGCTGCACCGAGAACGGCGACATCAACCCGGCGATCATCACCGCTATCGTCGCGCTGGCCAAGGCGCTGGGGATGGAGACCGTGGCCGAGGGGGTCGAGGCGATGGACGAACTCGCGCTGGTGCGCGAGCGCGGCGCCGATCTGGTGCAGGGCTATATCTATTCGCGCCCGCTGTTGCAGGACGAGGTGTTGAAGCGCTTTGCTAACGGGGCGATGAACGTCGCGCCGAGCGGCCCGCCGCGCCACCGCGCCGACCGCATCACGATTTTCAAGCGGGTCGGGCTGATCAACGAAGACCACTATTACGACGTGATCCTGCGCAACCTGTCGAAGACGGGCGCGCGGATCAACGGGCTCGCCGGGGTGCCGGTGGGGACCGATGTGGTGCTCGATCTCGGGCATGGGCAGCTGGTGGTGAGCCAGGTGGTCAACGCCTCCGAGAGCTCGCAGGGGCTGAAGTTCGAAACGCCGATGATCAGCGACGGCACGGGCGGGTTCATGACCCGGCACCGCATTTCGCCTTATGCGCTGGCGGAGGCGGGGATCCCGCTGGCGGCGCTGGGGCCGGGGGCTTTCCCGCTCGCCAAGTGGCGCGAGGCGAACAAGACCGTGCCGCGCTTCCTCCAGCTCGATCTGGCGATGTAA